A single region of the Aptenodytes patagonicus chromosome 7, bAptPat1.pri.cur, whole genome shotgun sequence genome encodes:
- the EIF3M gene encoding eukaryotic translation initiation factor 3 subunit M isoform X1 — MSVPAFIDITEEDQAAELRAYLKSKGAEISEENAEGGLHVDLAQIIEVCDVCLKEDDKDVESVMNSVVSLLLILEPDKQEALIESLCEKLVKFREGERPSLRLQLLSNLFHGMDKNTPVRYTVYCSLLKVASSCGAIQYIPTELDQVRKWISDWNLGTEKKHTLLRLLYDVLVDCKKSDTAAKVMVELLGSYTEDNASQARVDAHRCIVRALKDPNTFLFDHLLALKPVKFLEGELIHDLLTIFVSAKLASYVKFYQNNKDFIDSLGLLHEHNMAKMRLLTFMGMAVENKEISFDTMQQELQIGADDVEAFVIDAVKTKMVYCKIDQTQRKVVVSHSTHRTFGKQQWQQLYDTLNTWKQNLNQVKNSLLSLSDT; from the exons ATGAGCGTCCCGGCTTTTATCGACATCACGGAGGAGGATCAG GCTGCAGAGCTTCGAGCTTACCTGAAATCCAAAGGAGCAGAAATCTCTGAAGAAAATGCCGAAGGTGGACTTCATGTGGACTTGGCACAGATCATTGAAGTTTGTGATGTGTGCCTGAAAGAGGATGACAAAG ATGTTGAGAGCGTAATGAACAGTGTAGTCTCTTTGCTTCTTATTCTGGAACCTGACAAACAAGAAGCGCTGATTGAAAGCCTGTGTGAGAAGTTAGTAAAATTTCGGGAAGGAGAGCGCCCATCTCTTAGATTGCAGCT ACTGAGCAATCTCTTCCATGGTATGGATAAGAACACTCCTGTGAGATACACAGTGTACTGCAGCCTTCTTAAAGTGGCCTCATCATGTGGTGCCATCCAGTACATCCCAACTGAACTAGATCAG GTCCGAAAGTGGATTTCTGACTGGAATCTCGGCACAGAGAAAAAGCATACTCTTCTGAGATTGCTGTATGATGTCCTAGTAGACTGcaaaaaaag tGACACTGCAGCAAAAGTAATGGTGGAACTACTGGGAAGTTACACAGAGGACAATGCTTCCCAGGCTAGAGTCGATGCTCACAG ATGTATTGTACGCGCGTTGAAGGATCCAAATACCTTTCTCTTTGATCATCTTCTTGCCTTAAAACCAGTCAAATTTTTGGAAGGAGAACTTATTCATGAT CTTTTGACAATTTTTGTAAGTGCTAAACTAGCATCCTATGTCAAGTTTTATCAGAACAACAAAGACTTCATTGACTCCCTTG GCTTGTTGCACGAACACAATATGGCAAAAATGAGGCTACTTACTTTCATGGGAATGGCTGTAGAGAATAAAGAAATATCATTTGACACAATGCAACAGGAACTTCAGATTGGAGCTGATGATGTAGAAGCGTTTGTTATTGATG CTGTAAAGACAAAGATGGTATACTGCAAAATAGATCAGACACAGAGGAAAGTAGTTGTCAG TCACAGCACACATCGGACTTTTGGAAAGCAGCAATGGCAGCAATTGTATGACACTCTAAACACCTGGAAACAAAATTTGAATCAAGTGAAAAACAGTCTCCTCAGTCTCTCAGAcacctaa
- the EIF3M gene encoding eukaryotic translation initiation factor 3 subunit M isoform X2, with protein sequence MSVPAFIDITEEDQAAELRAYLKSKGAEISEENAEGGLHVDLAQIIEVCDVCLKEDDKEALIESLCEKLVKFREGERPSLRLQLLSNLFHGMDKNTPVRYTVYCSLLKVASSCGAIQYIPTELDQVRKWISDWNLGTEKKHTLLRLLYDVLVDCKKSDTAAKVMVELLGSYTEDNASQARVDAHRCIVRALKDPNTFLFDHLLALKPVKFLEGELIHDLLTIFVSAKLASYVKFYQNNKDFIDSLGLLHEHNMAKMRLLTFMGMAVENKEISFDTMQQELQIGADDVEAFVIDAVKTKMVYCKIDQTQRKVVVSHSTHRTFGKQQWQQLYDTLNTWKQNLNQVKNSLLSLSDT encoded by the exons ATGAGCGTCCCGGCTTTTATCGACATCACGGAGGAGGATCAG GCTGCAGAGCTTCGAGCTTACCTGAAATCCAAAGGAGCAGAAATCTCTGAAGAAAATGCCGAAGGTGGACTTCATGTGGACTTGGCACAGATCATTGAAGTTTGTGATGTGTGCCTGAAAGAGGATGACAAAG AAGCGCTGATTGAAAGCCTGTGTGAGAAGTTAGTAAAATTTCGGGAAGGAGAGCGCCCATCTCTTAGATTGCAGCT ACTGAGCAATCTCTTCCATGGTATGGATAAGAACACTCCTGTGAGATACACAGTGTACTGCAGCCTTCTTAAAGTGGCCTCATCATGTGGTGCCATCCAGTACATCCCAACTGAACTAGATCAG GTCCGAAAGTGGATTTCTGACTGGAATCTCGGCACAGAGAAAAAGCATACTCTTCTGAGATTGCTGTATGATGTCCTAGTAGACTGcaaaaaaag tGACACTGCAGCAAAAGTAATGGTGGAACTACTGGGAAGTTACACAGAGGACAATGCTTCCCAGGCTAGAGTCGATGCTCACAG ATGTATTGTACGCGCGTTGAAGGATCCAAATACCTTTCTCTTTGATCATCTTCTTGCCTTAAAACCAGTCAAATTTTTGGAAGGAGAACTTATTCATGAT CTTTTGACAATTTTTGTAAGTGCTAAACTAGCATCCTATGTCAAGTTTTATCAGAACAACAAAGACTTCATTGACTCCCTTG GCTTGTTGCACGAACACAATATGGCAAAAATGAGGCTACTTACTTTCATGGGAATGGCTGTAGAGAATAAAGAAATATCATTTGACACAATGCAACAGGAACTTCAGATTGGAGCTGATGATGTAGAAGCGTTTGTTATTGATG CTGTAAAGACAAAGATGGTATACTGCAAAATAGATCAGACACAGAGGAAAGTAGTTGTCAG TCACAGCACACATCGGACTTTTGGAAAGCAGCAATGGCAGCAATTGTATGACACTCTAAACACCTGGAAACAAAATTTGAATCAAGTGAAAAACAGTCTCCTCAGTCTCTCAGAcacctaa